One segment of Streptosporangium brasiliense DNA contains the following:
- a CDS encoding ATP-binding protein has translation METTFVGRHAEIAQVVRLMRGSRLVTLTGLGGVGKTRLAGRVAEEVAADFPDGLWLVDLADLTDPYLLAETVAGGMGLADQPARPQEEALAEWLGSRRSLLVLDTCEHLVEAVASLVDTLLRRAPNLRVLATGRQPLGVSGEHIHLVPPLPAEDAVALLLDRAGPAAGADGVAELCAGLDGIPLAIELAAVRLRAMPPALLTRRLDDRYHLLTGGGGPVRHESLRAAMGWSHELCTPAERLLWARLSVFAADFDLEAAERVCAGGPLPAGLVLEALSGLVDKSLVQREEHSTGVRLRMLDTVREFGAEWLLRLGETGAVQGRHRDHYLRLARRCAVQWPGRQVEWYGRIRAERRNLRRAFELCLADPERSRAALGLAGTLWFLWICCGMLREGRHCLETALRRDTGPSPERIRALWVCAWVAALQGDLGAARERLDRCRAEDAEGSAAGYVAQVEGLISLTRRDHLRAVELLEEAMAWHMAKGEVLSGLLPCYTLTALGLLAAGRPEETAETLSEGQALCEAHGEEWSSAQMEYVSAWAEHVKDSASGALRHARTALAAARLFEDPLLSVACVEMIAWAAVAGGAARRGARLLGAAQAVRDSSGLARSGAPIPVPVRERAVTHAVKALGGGEFDTLFAEGQGFDLGIAVKYALGEKIS, from the coding sequence ATGGAAACTACCTTCGTCGGCAGGCACGCAGAGATCGCACAGGTGGTCCGCCTGATGCGGGGGTCCCGGCTGGTCACGCTCACCGGGCTGGGCGGGGTCGGGAAGACGCGGCTGGCGGGCCGGGTGGCGGAGGAGGTCGCGGCGGACTTCCCCGACGGCCTCTGGCTGGTCGACCTGGCCGATCTGACCGACCCCTACCTCCTGGCGGAGACCGTGGCCGGTGGCATGGGCCTGGCCGACCAGCCCGCCCGGCCGCAGGAGGAGGCGCTGGCGGAGTGGCTGGGCTCGCGCAGATCGCTGCTCGTGCTGGACACCTGCGAGCACCTGGTCGAAGCGGTGGCCTCGCTGGTGGACACGTTGCTGCGCCGCGCGCCCAACCTCCGGGTGCTGGCCACCGGCCGCCAGCCGCTCGGCGTGTCGGGCGAGCACATCCACCTCGTCCCGCCGCTCCCGGCCGAGGACGCGGTGGCCCTGCTGCTCGACCGCGCGGGCCCGGCCGCCGGCGCGGACGGCGTGGCGGAGCTCTGCGCGGGGCTCGACGGCATCCCGCTGGCCATCGAGCTGGCGGCCGTACGGCTGCGCGCCATGCCGCCCGCGCTGCTCACCCGGCGGCTGGACGACCGCTACCACCTGCTGACCGGCGGCGGCGGCCCGGTGCGGCACGAGTCGCTGCGCGCGGCGATGGGCTGGAGCCACGAGCTGTGCACCCCGGCCGAGCGGTTGCTGTGGGCCCGGCTGTCGGTGTTCGCCGCCGACTTCGACCTGGAGGCGGCCGAGCGGGTCTGCGCCGGCGGGCCGCTCCCGGCCGGGCTGGTGCTCGAAGCGCTGAGCGGGCTGGTCGACAAGTCGCTCGTGCAGCGGGAGGAACACTCCACCGGCGTACGGCTGCGCATGCTGGACACCGTCCGGGAGTTCGGCGCCGAGTGGCTGCTCCGGCTGGGTGAGACCGGCGCGGTCCAGGGCCGCCACCGCGACCACTACCTCCGGCTGGCCAGGCGGTGCGCCGTCCAGTGGCCCGGCCGGCAGGTGGAGTGGTACGGCCGGATACGGGCCGAGCGGCGCAACCTCCGCAGGGCGTTCGAGCTGTGCCTGGCCGACCCGGAACGGTCCCGGGCGGCGCTGGGCCTGGCCGGGACCCTGTGGTTCCTCTGGATCTGCTGCGGCATGCTGCGCGAGGGCCGCCACTGCCTGGAGACGGCGCTGCGCAGGGACACCGGTCCCAGCCCCGAGCGGATCAGGGCGCTGTGGGTCTGCGCGTGGGTGGCCGCGCTCCAGGGCGACCTCGGCGCCGCGCGGGAACGGCTCGACCGGTGCCGCGCCGAGGACGCCGAAGGGAGCGCCGCCGGTTACGTCGCCCAGGTGGAGGGCCTGATCTCCCTGACGCGGCGCGACCACCTCCGGGCGGTCGAGCTGCTGGAGGAGGCCATGGCCTGGCACATGGCCAAGGGCGAGGTGCTGTCCGGGCTGCTGCCCTGCTACACGCTGACGGCGCTCGGCCTGCTGGCGGCCGGCAGGCCCGAGGAGACCGCGGAGACGCTGTCGGAGGGACAGGCGCTCTGCGAGGCGCACGGGGAGGAGTGGAGCAGTGCCCAGATGGAATACGTGTCCGCCTGGGCCGAGCACGTCAAGGACAGCGCGTCCGGGGCGCTCCGCCACGCCAGGACGGCGCTCGCCGCGGCGCGGCTCTTCGAGGACCCGCTCCTGAGCGTCGCCTGCGTCGAGATGATCGCCTGGGCGGCGGTGGCGGGGGGAGCCGCGCGCCGGGGCGCCCGGCTGCTGGGCGCGGCCCAGGCCGTCCGGGACTCCTCCGGGCTGGCGCGGTCCGGCGCACCGATCCCCGTCCCGGTCCGGGAGCGGGCCGTGACCCATGCGGTGAAGGCCCTCGGCGGTGGAGAATTCGACACCCTGTTTGCCGAGGGACAGGGCTTTGACCTGGGCATCGCTGTGAAATATGCGCTGGGGGAGAAGATCTCATAA
- a CDS encoding class I SAM-dependent methyltransferase, producing MQPAAGDEALENHLGGDEAKNYRQYELDMVAPHVGRSMLEIGSGLGHFAEAFLPRLDRLVVSDFDPYCVEQLRKRFTGRDDIDVLQFGLPTDIPIGEKVDTVVMMNVLEHIEEDVEALRSLARVTVPGGRIVIWVPGYMQLYGDFDRKVGHVTRYTPATLRSTVSKAGLDIDVLKPINFLGGIAWWAAVRRGGVGYPDPRLVKIYDRTVVPATRFIERFVRPPFGQTVFCVARVPK from the coding sequence GTGCAACCCGCGGCCGGTGACGAGGCCCTGGAGAACCACCTCGGTGGGGACGAGGCCAAGAACTACCGGCAGTACGAGCTCGACATGGTCGCCCCGCACGTGGGCCGCTCCATGCTGGAGATCGGCTCCGGTCTGGGCCATTTCGCCGAGGCGTTCCTGCCGCGGCTGGACCGGCTGGTGGTCAGCGACTTCGACCCCTACTGCGTGGAGCAGCTGCGCAAGCGCTTCACCGGCCGCGACGACATCGACGTGCTGCAGTTCGGCCTGCCGACCGACATCCCGATCGGCGAGAAGGTCGACACCGTCGTGATGATGAACGTCCTGGAGCACATCGAGGAGGACGTCGAGGCCCTGCGCTCCCTCGCCAGGGTCACCGTCCCCGGCGGGCGGATCGTCATCTGGGTCCCGGGCTACATGCAGCTCTACGGAGACTTCGACCGCAAGGTCGGCCACGTCACCCGCTACACCCCGGCCACCCTGCGCAGCACGGTCTCCAAGGCGGGCCTGGACATCGACGTGCTCAAGCCGATCAACTTCCTCGGCGGCATCGCGTGGTGGGCCGCCGTCCGCCGCGGCGGCGTCGGCTACCCCGACCCGCGCCTGGTCAAGATCTACGACCGCACCGTGGTCCCCGCCACCCGCTTCATCGAGCGCTTCGTCCGGCCGCCCTTCGGCCAGACCGTCTTCTGCGTGGCCCGCGTCCCGAAGTAG
- a CDS encoding acyl-CoA dehydrogenase family protein → MTDYTKAREVAEQAREKEWARPSFGRQLFLGDFRLDLVRPAPALSEAGTGKGGEFLRALRRFLDTRVDPALIERTAQVPDEVVKGLAELGAFGMTIGEEYGGLGLSHLDYGRALMLVGSYCPALSTLLSAHQSIGVPQPLKQFGTEEQKRKFLPRCARGEVSAFLLTEPDVGSDPARLATTAVREGDDYVLDGVKLWTTNGVVAGLLVVMARTGTKISAFVVEADTPGITVERRNAFMGLRGIENGLTRFHRVRVPAANLIGREGQGLKIALTTLNTGRLSLPAVCAGNAKWAVKIAREWGGERVQWGRRIGEHEAVARKIAFIAATAYALEAVMELSCRMADEESTDIRIEAALAKLYASEMAWKVADELVQIRGGRGYETAESLAARGERGVPAEQVLRDMRINRIFEGSTEIMQLLIAREAVDAHLTAAGELIDPSLDSRAKARAAMRAGGFYARWLPTLVAGSGNRPGSYAQFGALARHLRYVERTSRKLARSTFYGMSRWQGRLEHKQGFLGRIVDIGAELFAITATCVRAREETAELGRKPAEIADTFCHQARLRVDALFDQLWDNSDARDVRLARQLLKGRYTFLEEGILDASIDGPWIAAATPGASTSENVHRSIG, encoded by the coding sequence ATGACCGATTACACCAAGGCGCGCGAGGTGGCCGAGCAGGCCAGGGAGAAGGAATGGGCCCGCCCCAGCTTCGGCAGGCAGCTCTTCCTGGGAGACTTCCGCCTCGACCTGGTGCGTCCGGCTCCGGCGCTGTCCGAGGCCGGGACCGGCAAGGGCGGGGAGTTCCTCCGGGCGCTGCGGCGGTTCCTGGACACCCGGGTCGATCCGGCGCTGATCGAGCGGACCGCGCAGGTGCCGGACGAGGTGGTCAAGGGGCTGGCCGAGCTGGGCGCCTTCGGGATGACCATCGGGGAGGAGTACGGCGGGCTGGGGCTGAGCCATCTCGACTACGGCCGGGCGCTGATGCTCGTCGGGTCGTACTGCCCGGCGCTGAGCACGCTGCTGTCGGCGCACCAGTCGATCGGGGTACCGCAGCCGTTGAAGCAGTTCGGCACCGAGGAGCAGAAGCGTAAATTCCTGCCCCGCTGCGCGAGGGGTGAGGTGTCGGCCTTCCTGCTGACCGAGCCCGACGTCGGCTCCGACCCGGCACGGCTGGCCACCACGGCGGTGCGCGAGGGCGACGACTACGTGCTGGACGGCGTGAAGCTGTGGACGACCAACGGGGTCGTCGCGGGTCTGCTGGTGGTCATGGCCCGCACCGGCACGAAGATCTCCGCGTTCGTCGTCGAGGCGGACACCCCGGGGATCACCGTCGAGCGGCGCAACGCGTTCATGGGGCTGCGCGGCATCGAGAACGGCCTGACCAGGTTCCACCGGGTCCGTGTCCCGGCCGCCAACCTGATCGGCCGTGAGGGCCAGGGCCTGAAGATCGCGCTGACCACGCTCAACACCGGCCGGCTCTCGCTCCCGGCCGTCTGCGCGGGCAACGCCAAGTGGGCGGTGAAGATCGCGAGGGAGTGGGGCGGCGAGCGGGTGCAGTGGGGGCGCCGGATCGGGGAGCACGAGGCGGTCGCGCGGAAGATCGCCTTCATCGCCGCCACGGCCTACGCCCTCGAAGCGGTGATGGAGCTGTCGTGCCGGATGGCCGACGAGGAGAGCACCGACATCAGGATCGAGGCCGCGCTCGCCAAGCTGTACGCCTCGGAGATGGCGTGGAAGGTGGCCGACGAGCTGGTCCAGATCCGCGGCGGACGCGGCTACGAGACGGCGGAGTCGCTGGCCGCCCGGGGCGAGCGCGGGGTCCCGGCCGAGCAGGTGCTGCGGGACATGCGGATCAACCGGATCTTCGAGGGCTCCACCGAGATCATGCAGCTGCTGATCGCCCGCGAGGCGGTCGACGCGCACCTGACGGCGGCCGGCGAGCTCATCGACCCGTCGCTGGACAGCAGGGCCAAGGCCCGCGCCGCGATGCGGGCGGGCGGCTTCTACGCGCGCTGGCTGCCGACGCTGGTCGCCGGGTCGGGCAACCGGCCGGGATCCTACGCGCAGTTCGGCGCGCTGGCCCGGCACCTGCGCTACGTGGAGCGGACCAGCCGCAAGCTCGCCCGCTCCACCTTCTACGGCATGTCCCGCTGGCAGGGGAGGCTCGAACACAAGCAGGGCTTCCTCGGCCGGATCGTCGACATCGGCGCCGAGCTTTTCGCGATCACCGCGACGTGTGTCCGCGCCCGCGAGGAGACCGCCGAGCTCGGGCGCAAGCCCGCCGAGATCGCCGACACCTTCTGCCACCAGGCCCGGCTCCGCGTGGACGCGCTGTTCGACCAGCTGTGGGACAACAGCGACGCCCGGGACGTACGGCTGGCGCGCCAGCTCCTGAAGGGCCGCTACACCTTCCTGGAGGAGGGCATCCTCGACGCCTCCATCGACGGCCCGTGGATCGCCGCCGCCACCCCCGGTGCCTCGACCTCCGAGAACGTGCACCGGTCGATCGGCTGA
- a CDS encoding acetyl-CoA C-acetyltransferase — MAEAYIVGAVRTPVGKKKGGLSTVHPTDLAAHTLRALIERTGVDPSAVEDVIMGCVMQFGPQSMDIARNAWLSAGLPESVAGVTIDRQCGSSQQSIHFAAQGVLSGTQDLVVAAGVESMSVVPMGSSITAALEKGMPFPFGDMWVERYGKQEISQFRGAELMCEKWGLEREELERFAYESHQRAAKAVANGYFKDQIAPVNGVEDDEGPRADTTLEKMASLKTLRDGGRITAATSSQISDGSGALLIASEQAVRDHGLTPRARIVTLALTGDDPVYMLTAPIPATRKALKRSGLSIDDIDVTEINEAFAPVPMAWIKDIGADPAKVNPNGGAIALGHPLGGTGAILMTKLLHELERTGGRYGLQTMCEGGGQANVTIIERL, encoded by the coding sequence GTGGCAGAGGCGTACATCGTCGGGGCGGTCCGCACCCCGGTCGGTAAGAAGAAGGGTGGGCTGTCCACCGTCCACCCCACCGATCTGGCCGCGCACACCCTCAGGGCGCTCATCGAGCGCACGGGTGTCGACCCGTCCGCGGTGGAAGACGTGATCATGGGCTGCGTCATGCAGTTCGGCCCGCAGAGCATGGACATCGCGCGCAACGCGTGGCTGTCGGCCGGCCTGCCGGAGAGCGTCGCCGGTGTGACCATCGACCGTCAGTGCGGCTCCTCCCAGCAGTCCATCCACTTCGCGGCCCAGGGCGTGCTGTCCGGCACCCAGGACCTCGTGGTGGCCGCCGGGGTCGAGTCCATGAGCGTCGTGCCGATGGGGTCGTCGATCACCGCCGCGCTGGAGAAGGGCATGCCCTTCCCGTTCGGGGACATGTGGGTCGAGCGGTACGGCAAGCAGGAGATCTCCCAGTTCCGCGGCGCCGAGCTCATGTGCGAGAAGTGGGGCCTCGAACGCGAGGAGCTGGAGCGCTTCGCCTACGAGAGCCACCAGCGGGCGGCCAAGGCCGTGGCGAACGGCTACTTCAAGGACCAGATCGCCCCGGTCAACGGCGTCGAGGACGACGAGGGCCCGCGCGCGGACACCACCCTGGAGAAGATGGCGTCGCTGAAGACGCTGCGGGACGGCGGCCGGATCACCGCGGCCACCTCGTCGCAGATCTCCGACGGCTCCGGGGCGCTCCTGATCGCCTCCGAGCAGGCGGTCCGCGACCACGGCCTGACCCCCCGGGCCCGCATCGTCACCCTGGCGCTCACCGGGGACGACCCGGTCTACATGCTGACCGCGCCGATCCCGGCCACCCGGAAGGCGCTGAAGAGGTCCGGCCTGTCGATCGACGACATCGACGTCACCGAGATCAACGAGGCGTTCGCCCCGGTCCCGATGGCGTGGATCAAGGACATCGGCGCCGACCCCGCCAAGGTCAACCCCAACGGCGGCGCGATCGCCCTGGGCCACCCGCTCGGCGGGACCGGCGCGATCCTGATGACCAAGCTCCTGCACGAGCTGGAGCGGACCGGCGGCAGGTACGGCCTGCAGACGATGTGCGAGGGCGGCGGCCAGGCCAACGTCACCATCATCGAGCGGCTCTGA
- a CDS encoding phosphocholine-specific phospholipase C: MSEGPSRRRFLAAGAGVLAGSLLPPSVHRAMAMAVPPGGLSAIKHVVFLMQENRSFDHYFGTLRGVRGYGDRNAIRLPDGKPVFEQPSTGGSVLPFSVREAAGLVGKDLQWISDLAHGWNDGQAAAAKGWHNGWIPAKSPATMTHYERQDIPLQYELADTFTVCDHYFCSVLSSTSPNRNYHVSGHTGYEPGTTKRAIDNAAYSQDTHAGYSWTNAGEILEAAGRSWRVYHEWDNYEDNNLEFFTRFRQIARKALRGDYKSMHSFYRAVRSAPEPQRRELLARLEEGVAQLTPQERSLFDRALRRVPSKTLAQAFRADVEAGKLPEVSYIVPSAADSEHPSASSPIQSAQITYDILDAIASAPEVWQSTALFITYDENDGFFDHVPPPLPPAEQTAEFYDGKPIGLGIRVPMTIISPWTVGGYVCSQIFDHSSTVRFLETWLGVRFPDVSPWRRTVSGDLTSAFDFTAAGPRPSPARPAPVPAFTGRWRPSPPAEQRMPVQEEGTRPARPLPYQLNSWARLLGSTLELTLANTGRDSAHLALYPYAGEFDHPRHLDVLGVTTRTVEVKDRYDLTLTGPNGFRREFAGSLAGKAARVQVQQVIDIDPRKVRIEITNLGDHSLTLKVRANAYGDKEQTVPLRAGQYRQVIWPVEESQGWYDVQITCDDDPSYARRLMGHVENGRPSVTG, from the coding sequence ATGTCCGAAGGCCCCTCCCGCCGGCGGTTCCTCGCGGCCGGCGCAGGAGTACTGGCGGGCTCGCTGCTGCCCCCCTCGGTCCACCGGGCGATGGCGATGGCGGTACCACCCGGTGGCCTGTCCGCGATCAAGCATGTCGTCTTCCTCATGCAGGAGAACCGCTCGTTCGACCACTACTTCGGCACGCTGCGCGGCGTGCGGGGGTACGGCGACCGCAACGCGATCCGGCTCCCGGACGGCAAACCGGTCTTCGAGCAGCCCTCGACCGGCGGAAGCGTGCTGCCCTTCTCGGTCCGGGAGGCCGCGGGGCTCGTCGGCAAGGACCTCCAGTGGATCTCCGACCTGGCGCACGGCTGGAACGACGGCCAAGCGGCGGCGGCCAAGGGCTGGCACAACGGCTGGATCCCGGCCAAGTCCCCGGCCACGATGACGCACTACGAGCGGCAGGACATCCCGCTCCAGTACGAGCTGGCCGACACCTTCACCGTCTGCGACCACTACTTCTGCTCGGTGCTGTCCTCCACCAGCCCGAACCGGAACTACCACGTCAGCGGGCACACCGGCTACGAGCCCGGGACCACCAAGCGGGCCATCGACAACGCCGCCTACAGCCAGGACACCCACGCGGGCTACTCCTGGACGAACGCCGGGGAGATCCTGGAGGCGGCCGGGAGGTCGTGGCGGGTCTACCACGAGTGGGACAACTACGAGGACAACAACCTGGAGTTCTTCACCCGCTTCCGGCAGATCGCCCGCAAGGCGCTGCGCGGTGACTACAAGAGCATGCACTCCTTCTACCGCGCGGTCCGGTCGGCGCCGGAGCCGCAGCGCCGGGAACTGCTCGCCCGTCTGGAGGAGGGCGTCGCGCAGCTCACCCCGCAGGAGCGGTCGCTGTTCGACCGGGCGCTGCGCCGGGTGCCGTCCAAGACGCTGGCACAGGCCTTCCGGGCCGACGTCGAGGCCGGGAAGCTGCCCGAGGTGAGCTACATCGTGCCGTCGGCGGCCGACTCCGAGCACCCCTCGGCGTCGTCGCCGATCCAGAGCGCGCAGATCACCTACGACATCCTCGACGCGATCGCCTCCGCTCCCGAGGTGTGGCAGTCGACCGCGCTGTTCATCACCTACGACGAGAACGACGGCTTCTTCGACCACGTGCCGCCGCCGCTGCCGCCCGCCGAGCAGACCGCGGAGTTCTACGACGGCAAACCGATCGGGCTGGGCATCCGGGTACCCATGACGATCATCTCGCCGTGGACCGTCGGCGGATACGTCTGCTCCCAGATCTTCGACCACTCCTCGACCGTGCGGTTCCTGGAGACCTGGCTCGGGGTCCGCTTCCCCGACGTCTCCCCGTGGCGGCGCACGGTCTCCGGCGACCTGACCTCCGCTTTCGACTTCACCGCCGCCGGTCCCCGGCCGTCCCCCGCCCGGCCCGCGCCGGTCCCGGCCTTCACCGGCCGCTGGCGGCCGTCGCCTCCGGCCGAGCAGCGGATGCCGGTCCAGGAGGAGGGCACCCGCCCGGCCCGGCCGCTGCCGTACCAGCTGAACTCCTGGGCCCGGCTGCTCGGCTCCACGCTGGAGCTGACCCTGGCCAACACCGGCCGCGACAGCGCGCACCTGGCGCTCTACCCCTACGCGGGCGAGTTCGACCACCCGCGCCACCTCGACGTCCTGGGCGTCACCACCCGCACCGTCGAGGTGAAGGACCGCTACGACCTGACCCTGACCGGCCCGAACGGCTTCCGCCGCGAGTTCGCCGGGTCCCTGGCCGGCAAGGCCGCCCGGGTCCAGGTCCAGCAGGTGATCGACATCGATCCCCGGAAGGTCCGGATCGAGATCACCAACCTCGGCGACCACTCGCTGACCCTGAAGGTGCGGGCCAACGCCTACGGCGACAAGGAGCAGACCGTGCCGCTGCGCGCGGGCCAGTACCGGCAGGTCATCTGGCCGGTGGAGGAGTCGCAGGGCTGGTACGACGTCCAGATCACCTGCGACGACGACCCCTCCTACGCCCGCCGCCTGATGGGCCACGTCGAGAACGGCCGCCCGAGCGTCACGGGCTGA
- a CDS encoding DUF2079 domain-containing protein — MPSLRARGAASLRALATAETVWRRRHGLVLGALVALATAVYSLLGLVKLATFRATVFDLVIFDQAVRGYAGFGAPVVPSVGMQYGAGMDFLQLADHFSPILALLAPLYWLHDGPQTLIVTQAVLFALAAVPIWHYAERRLGARPAHLVALAYTVSWPVAQAAGFDFHEAAFVPLLSAIMIERSDAGRPVPAVLAAAGLLLVKEDMGLLLAGFGTYLLLTRRLLAGAAVILFALGALMMIRGVLMPAAGAGATGFHWAYGAWGADLGQVALALLRDPLGALAQLVSPMVKVNTLAFLLWPMALTALLSPLTLVAVPLVLERFLADRPQWWGPEHHYNAFIVAVLVCAGVDGADRLAGRFRGRRLVTHWAVAVCVIGLTLVPRFELGKLLDPAFYEGDPHVVAAREAVARVPDGVVVEAANNAGPALTARTTVLLWGPQAHGAPWIVADVARWTYPFGDYGMQQQRVDEALRSGYRKVFERDGYVVLNRP; from the coding sequence GTGCCGTCCCTGAGAGCCCGCGGCGCCGCGTCCCTGAGAGCCCTCGCCACCGCGGAGACCGTGTGGCGGCGGCGGCACGGGCTGGTGCTGGGCGCGCTCGTGGCGCTGGCCACGGCGGTCTACTCGCTGCTCGGCCTGGTCAAGCTCGCGACCTTCCGGGCCACCGTCTTCGACCTGGTCATCTTCGACCAGGCCGTGCGCGGCTACGCGGGCTTCGGGGCGCCCGTCGTGCCCTCGGTCGGCATGCAGTACGGCGCCGGGATGGACTTCCTCCAGCTCGCCGACCACTTCTCGCCGATCCTGGCCCTGCTGGCCCCGCTGTACTGGCTGCACGACGGGCCGCAGACGCTGATCGTCACCCAGGCGGTGCTGTTCGCGCTGGCCGCGGTCCCCATCTGGCACTACGCCGAGCGCCGTCTCGGCGCGCGCCCGGCCCACCTGGTCGCGCTGGCCTACACGGTGTCGTGGCCGGTCGCGCAGGCCGCCGGGTTCGACTTCCACGAGGCGGCCTTCGTCCCGCTGCTGAGCGCGATCATGATCGAGCGCTCCGACGCCGGCCGGCCGGTCCCGGCGGTGCTCGCCGCCGCCGGGCTGCTGCTGGTCAAGGAGGACATGGGCCTGCTGCTCGCCGGCTTCGGGACGTATCTGCTCCTCACCCGGCGACTGCTCGCGGGAGCCGCCGTCATCCTCTTCGCGCTGGGCGCGCTCATGATGATCCGCGGCGTGCTGATGCCGGCGGCGGGGGCCGGCGCCACGGGTTTCCACTGGGCCTACGGCGCCTGGGGCGCGGATCTCGGCCAGGTGGCGCTGGCCCTCCTGCGGGATCCGCTGGGCGCGCTGGCGCAGCTCGTCAGCCCGATGGTCAAGGTCAACACCCTGGCCTTCCTGCTGTGGCCGATGGCGCTGACCGCGCTGCTGTCGCCGCTGACGCTGGTGGCGGTCCCGCTCGTCCTGGAGCGGTTCCTGGCCGACCGGCCGCAGTGGTGGGGGCCGGAGCACCACTACAACGCCTTCATCGTCGCCGTCCTCGTCTGCGCCGGGGTGGACGGGGCGGACCGGCTCGCCGGACGGTTCCGGGGCCGGCGCCTGGTCACGCACTGGGCGGTCGCGGTCTGCGTGATCGGCCTCACCCTCGTGCCGCGCTTCGAGCTCGGCAAGCTCCTGGACCCGGCCTTCTACGAGGGCGATCCGCACGTCGTGGCGGCGCGCGAGGCCGTGGCCAGGGTCCCGGACGGGGTGGTCGTCGAGGCCGCCAACAACGCCGGTCCCGCGCTCACCGCCCGGACGACGGTCCTGCTGTGGGGGCCCCAGGCCCACGGCGCACCCTGGATCGTGGCCGACGTGGCGCGGTGGACCTATCCGTTCGGCGATTACGGCATGCAGCAGCAGCGGGTCGACGAGGCGCTGCGGAGCGGTTATCGCAAGGTGTTCGAGCGTGACGGCTACGTCGTGCTGAACCGGCCGTGA
- a CDS encoding class F sortase has product MTSPTPDGRPPRPPAPGGGRQGRPHGPVPPYGRGPVRPPYPPQPGYQQYGRPYEEWPDGRIDGGRVLRSVLILAGVAGVITVLVGLLYMVAAPEQYGLADQRTTLPPRSQMNATAPADPYFQAPATVPPPQPSIPAAPAMQPSTPVRLVIERLGVNAPIRSVGLDRQGAIEVPPVGNPNLVGWYRSGPTAGEAGPAIMLGHKDTKSGSAVFSRLDEIRNGDVIEVHRKDGVIAVFTVGGLEQAEKSVFPTQRVYGESPNPQLHLITCGGTYDRTTGHYTDNVIAYATMTGTRRE; this is encoded by the coding sequence ATGACCAGCCCGACGCCTGACGGCAGGCCGCCGAGGCCCCCCGCCCCGGGCGGGGGGCGGCAGGGGCGTCCCCACGGGCCCGTGCCGCCGTACGGGCGCGGGCCGGTCCGCCCGCCCTACCCGCCGCAGCCCGGATACCAGCAGTACGGCCGGCCGTACGAGGAGTGGCCCGACGGCCGGATCGACGGCGGCCGGGTGCTGCGGTCGGTGCTCATCCTGGCGGGGGTCGCCGGGGTGATCACCGTGCTGGTGGGCCTGCTCTACATGGTGGCGGCGCCCGAGCAGTACGGCCTGGCCGACCAGCGCACCACGCTGCCGCCCCGCAGCCAGATGAACGCCACCGCCCCCGCGGACCCCTACTTCCAGGCGCCCGCGACCGTGCCGCCGCCGCAGCCGAGCATCCCGGCGGCCCCCGCCATGCAACCTTCGACCCCGGTCCGCCTGGTCATCGAACGGCTCGGCGTCAACGCGCCGATCAGGTCGGTGGGGCTCGACAGGCAGGGTGCGATCGAGGTGCCGCCGGTCGGCAACCCCAACCTGGTCGGCTGGTACCGCTCGGGACCCACGGCCGGGGAGGCCGGACCGGCGATCATGCTGGGGCACAAGGACACGAAGTCGGGCAGCGCGGTCTTCAGCCGACTCGACGAGATCCGTAACGGCGACGTCATCGAGGTGCACCGCAAGGACGGCGTCATCGCGGTCTTCACCGTAGGAGGTCTCGAACAGGCCGAGAAGTCGGTCTTCCCGACTCAGCGGGTGTACGGCGAGTCGCCCAACCCCCAGCTCCACCTGATCACCTGCGGCGGCACCTACGACCGCACGACCGGCCACTACACCGACAACGTCATCGCCTACGCGACGATGACGGGCACGCGCAGGGAATGA